One region of Exiguobacterium acetylicum genomic DNA includes:
- a CDS encoding DUF2178 domain-containing protein, with translation MKRLNILLDLALIGMGIYMTMEIPEMKMTGIVLILAGVSSRITAVSFSPDEPHDERQYEVKIRSGHIAYLISIGYLFVILVLVNLSIIQDIQFAMLLAFGGQVLLFPLTLLYVNRKM, from the coding sequence ATGAAGCGATTAAATATATTGTTGGATCTTGCTTTAATTGGAATGGGGATATACATGACGATGGAGATACCAGAAATGAAAATGACTGGAATCGTACTGATTTTAGCAGGTGTTTCCTCACGCATCACAGCGGTGAGTTTCTCACCGGACGAACCGCATGATGAGCGGCAATACGAGGTCAAAATACGTAGTGGGCATATCGCCTATTTAATTAGTATCGGTTATCTTTTCGTAATTTTGGTTCTCGTTAATCTGTCTATCATTCAAGACATTCAGTTTGCGATGTTATTAGCATTTGGAGGACAAGTTTTACTCTTCCCACTCACATTGCTATATGTGAATCGAAAGATGTGA
- a CDS encoding helix-turn-helix transcriptional regulator — protein sequence MKNKVKEMREERGWSQGELAKRLNVSRQTVISIEKERYNPSLDLAFSLADLFERRIEDIFTPNRTNEEGIE from the coding sequence ATGAAAAATAAGGTCAAGGAGATGCGCGAAGAACGAGGTTGGTCGCAAGGCGAACTGGCAAAACGATTGAACGTGTCGCGTCAGACGGTCATTTCCATCGAAAAAGAGCGGTATAATCCGTCACTCGACCTCGCGTTTTCACTAGCTGATCTGTTTGAACGGCGAATCGAAGACATCTTTACACCGAATCGAACGAACGAGGAGGGAATAGAATGA
- a CDS encoding GNAT family N-acetyltransferase, translated as MTIHPCTAKDLPRLQQQHYDNGPEVQHHLMSIASDPSLLYWGNWLVVTKDGQVIGDIGFKGKPDIRQAVEIGYGLLPAYLNQGFATEAVQALIEWAFEQTEVTGVLAKTESTNQASIRVLEKAGLIQVGRDDRYIMWERMKKV; from the coding sequence TTGACGATTCATCCATGTACAGCGAAGGATCTACCGCGTTTACAACAACAGCACTACGATAACGGACCGGAAGTTCAGCATCATTTGATGTCAATAGCGTCAGATCCCTCGCTATTATACTGGGGCAACTGGCTCGTCGTGACAAAGGATGGTCAAGTAATCGGGGATATCGGATTCAAGGGGAAGCCGGACATACGACAAGCGGTCGAAATCGGTTATGGTCTGTTACCAGCGTATCTCAATCAAGGGTTTGCGACGGAAGCAGTTCAAGCATTGATTGAATGGGCGTTTGAACAAACGGAAGTGACAGGGGTACTTGCGAAGACGGAGTCGACAAATCAAGCATCAATCCGAGTACTCGAAAAAGCAGGATTGATTCAGGTCGGGAGAGACGATCGGTATATCATGTGGGAGCGTATGAAGAAGGTGTAA
- a CDS encoding DUF3147 family protein: MTAFLVKVLSSALVIGLVTEVARRSPSLGGVLSALPVVSLISFAWLVKQGSERAELSTFLKSVLLGLPATFLLLAVLYGLIRLGIPIFYSILGATSFFIACWYIQRHLQQWWQT, from the coding sequence ATGACTGCTTTTCTCGTTAAGGTGCTGTCGAGCGCACTGGTCATCGGTCTTGTCACGGAAGTCGCCCGGCGTTCACCGTCACTGGGTGGTGTGTTGTCTGCATTGCCCGTCGTCAGTCTGATCAGCTTTGCCTGGCTCGTTAAACAGGGAAGTGAACGGGCAGAACTGAGTACATTCTTAAAGAGTGTGTTACTCGGATTACCAGCGACGTTCTTATTGCTTGCCGTCTTATATGGATTGATTCGCTTAGGTATTCCTATTTTTTACAGTATACTCGGTGCGACGAGCTTTTTTATTGCTTGTTGGTATATCCAACGTCACCTACAACAGTGGTGGCAAACCTAA
- a CDS encoding MarR family winged helix-turn-helix transcriptional regulator yields MISADFAKIYYQLHPRFEENLSHQSVRILQYIQFAVNPTIKQIAEAFRLSHNTTSEHVKKLEGLGYIEKKRNPEDQRQVTIGLTDLGDTIVRRHTELDPERLNQVLATMSKTDQQAIEQAFRLLREAADDCFSR; encoded by the coding sequence ATGATTTCAGCTGATTTTGCAAAAATTTATTATCAACTACATCCACGGTTCGAAGAAAACCTGTCTCACCAAAGTGTGCGTATTTTGCAATACATTCAATTTGCGGTGAATCCGACGATCAAGCAGATTGCCGAGGCATTTCGCCTCTCACATAATACGACGTCTGAGCACGTCAAAAAGTTGGAGGGATTAGGCTATATCGAAAAAAAACGGAATCCAGAAGACCAACGCCAAGTGACGATTGGTTTGACAGACTTAGGAGATACAATCGTTCGTCGTCATACGGAACTCGATCCTGAACGGTTGAATCAAGTCCTTGCTACGATGTCAAAAACAGACCAACAGGCGATTGAACAGGCGTTTCGATTGTTGCGGGAGGCGGCAGATGACTGCTTTTCTCGTTAA
- a CDS encoding nucleotidyltransferase domain-containing protein: MQYPTTLGTKNGYIHNPTSAEAIPVRYRAVIQDVVAYVQTLSAFHGVYLYGSVAKGTARPFESDLDFTLILTEPLTEEEHMRLDERTEDWLKDYSFVTKIDYDIGLLGDVIRDDEVLRWGVWLKSVNLFLAGENLQSRFPSLRPTRSLGFALNNGVCEQLKTDLFLLETGQVALLYSDSIVKRIVRSAYHLILEDDQSFVHDLETLRPILLHYFPDEPRFLSLFAAYDTHQIVSLEYVHYFVDWFASRMPDESIL; encoded by the coding sequence ATGCAGTATCCAACGACATTGGGCACGAAAAATGGCTACATCCATAATCCAACTTCCGCTGAAGCGATTCCTGTCCGTTATCGTGCCGTGATTCAGGACGTCGTCGCCTATGTACAAACCTTATCCGCGTTTCATGGCGTGTACTTGTATGGTAGCGTTGCCAAAGGAACGGCGCGTCCCTTTGAATCCGATCTCGATTTTACACTGATTTTGACAGAACCGTTGACGGAAGAAGAACACATGCGGTTAGATGAACGCACGGAAGACTGGTTGAAGGACTATTCATTCGTCACCAAAATCGATTATGACATCGGTCTGCTTGGCGACGTCATACGGGATGACGAAGTTCTTCGCTGGGGTGTCTGGTTGAAATCCGTCAACTTGTTTTTGGCAGGCGAAAATCTCCAAAGCCGATTTCCATCCCTTCGCCCGACACGCTCTCTTGGCTTCGCGTTAAACAATGGAGTATGTGAGCAGTTGAAAACGGATTTATTTCTCCTAGAAACAGGTCAGGTCGCTTTGCTTTATTCCGATTCGATCGTGAAACGGATTGTTCGGAGTGCCTATCACCTTATTCTAGAAGACGATCAAAGCTTCGTGCATGACCTAGAGACACTCCGTCCGATCTTGCTTCATTATTTCCCTGACGAACCGCGCTTTTTGTCACTGTTCGCCGCATACGATACACATCAAATCGTTTCGCTAGAATATGTCCACTACTTTGTGGACTGGTTCGCGTCTCGAATGCCGGACGAATCAATCCTTTAA
- a CDS encoding SAM-dependent methyltransferase codes for MTETQTIDTMEDILKMLDARLREPEPFWGKFYEDRSKPVPFFKNIPDENLVRYVEEGWLSPGDALDLGTGPGRNAIYLATHGFSVTGLDLSATALDWATEQAQQTGAHVAFRKQDFLATTEQNTYDFIYDSGCFHHMAPHRRVTYVTRLKEMLRPGGYFGLTCFVAGGPLGGATLTDWEVYQENSLQGGLGYTKERLLSIFDAFDVIELTEMKPVDNPEELFGHAGLWTGLFRLKD; via the coding sequence ATGACAGAAACACAGACGATTGATACGATGGAGGATATTTTAAAGATGCTCGACGCACGATTACGTGAACCAGAACCGTTTTGGGGCAAGTTTTATGAAGATCGGTCGAAACCGGTCCCGTTTTTTAAGAACATTCCGGACGAGAACTTAGTTCGCTACGTCGAAGAGGGCTGGCTCTCGCCTGGTGACGCATTAGATCTCGGAACAGGACCGGGTCGAAATGCGATTTATCTCGCAACACATGGTTTCTCGGTGACGGGACTGGATCTTTCAGCAACCGCGTTAGACTGGGCAACGGAACAAGCGCAACAGACTGGGGCACATGTTGCGTTTCGAAAGCAAGATTTTCTAGCGACGACCGAACAGAATACATATGATTTCATTTACGATTCCGGCTGTTTTCATCATATGGCGCCACATCGACGTGTGACTTATGTGACGCGACTGAAGGAGATGTTGCGCCCAGGAGGATATTTCGGATTGACGTGTTTTGTTGCGGGCGGTCCGCTTGGCGGGGCGACGTTGACGGACTGGGAGGTCTATCAAGAAAATAGTCTTCAAGGTGGACTCGGATACACGAAAGAGCGATTACTCTCCATCTTCGATGCATTCGACGTCATCGAACTAACGGAAATGAAACCCGTCGACAATCCGGAGGAATTATTTGGTCATGCTGGACTGTGGACTGGTCTGTTTCGATTAAAGGATTGA
- a CDS encoding homing endonuclease associated repeat-containing protein codes for MRQHPTSTSTLATDEKIIRLIQGLHQMHHSPMKATHYQKLAAQLPYPSLEEINARFGSWAHLLERAGIVKASHLSTKDRMTLNRPAAVKRTKRWSIEESVAFYVAQKGTNMTIRSYTELRDLHPEMLSANTIIRRFGTWKKALAHFDLTSNGFFTDQDCLDALQQAAATHGPLLTSQQYAKWARAHQAPSLTLLIERFSSWREALRRLDSE; via the coding sequence ATGCGTCAACATCCGACTTCCACTTCCACCTTAGCAACGGATGAGAAGATCATCCGCTTGATTCAAGGTCTTCATCAAATGCACCATTCACCTATGAAAGCTACCCATTATCAAAAGTTAGCAGCCCAACTTCCTTATCCTTCTCTTGAAGAGATCAACGCCCGATTCGGTTCGTGGGCGCACCTGTTAGAACGAGCTGGAATCGTCAAGGCTTCCCATTTATCGACGAAAGACCGCATGACGCTGAACCGTCCCGCTGCGGTCAAGCGAACGAAGCGGTGGTCGATCGAAGAAAGCGTCGCTTTTTATGTCGCTCAAAAAGGAACGAACATGACGATCCGCTCCTACACGGAATTGCGAGATCTACACCCCGAGATGCTGAGTGCGAATACGATCATTCGTCGGTTCGGCACCTGGAAAAAGGCCTTGGCACACTTCGATCTTACCTCGAACGGCTTCTTCACAGATCAAGACTGCTTAGACGCTCTTCAACAAGCTGCAGCCACACATGGACCGCTTCTGACGAGTCAACAATATGCCAAGTGGGCGCGTGCGCACCAAGCACCTTCACTGACGTTGTTGATTGAACGCTTCTCCAGTTGGCGCGAAGCCTTGCGTCGTCTCGACAGCGAATAA
- a CDS encoding DUF4362 domain-containing protein yields the protein MRKLGLIVCLLCLAGCGKYTMEEAKENGDIIVQNDVTNSDRFESFLKKSTQGKSDQIRITAFTTEGDPVLYDVKYDGKSYQYTSDSSRDQFGTTDDDRKNEVCKRLVKTSEKEQSVYTLRQCAEGADHELLRLPKQ from the coding sequence ATGCGGAAGCTTGGTCTTATAGTATGTCTGCTTTGTTTAGCCGGTTGTGGAAAATATACGATGGAAGAGGCGAAGGAGAATGGCGACATCATCGTCCAGAATGATGTTACGAACAGCGACCGATTTGAATCCTTTTTAAAAAAGTCAACGCAAGGCAAATCAGATCAGATCCGCATCACGGCATTTACGACTGAAGGAGACCCGGTATTGTATGATGTCAAGTATGATGGCAAGTCGTATCAATACACGTCTGATTCATCGCGTGATCAATTCGGCACGACAGACGATGATCGTAAAAACGAAGTCTGTAAGCGACTCGTCAAGACAAGCGAGAAGGAACAGTCGGTCTATACGTTACGCCAATGCGCTGAAGGGGCGGATCATGAGCTCTTACGATTGCCAAAACAATAA
- a CDS encoding SRPBCC family protein, translated as MKKKLKTSIEGKTLRMEWTCEAPRDSVFAAFTEKEQLEAWWGPEGWETTIKTFEFQPGGVWHYCMRCVDPAQGDFYGMESWGKAIFRHIDAPNTYSHADYFSDASGAISEHLPGSENVTTFLDHGETTLIVFESTYETEAAVQEVLSMGMKEGFTSQLYCLDRLLAKR; from the coding sequence ATGAAAAAGAAATTGAAGACTTCGATTGAGGGAAAGACGCTACGAATGGAATGGACGTGCGAGGCACCACGAGATAGCGTCTTTGCCGCATTCACGGAAAAAGAGCAGCTCGAAGCGTGGTGGGGACCGGAAGGCTGGGAGACGACGATCAAGACGTTTGAGTTTCAACCGGGTGGTGTATGGCATTATTGCATGCGCTGTGTTGATCCGGCGCAAGGTGACTTTTACGGCATGGAATCGTGGGGAAAAGCGATTTTCAGACACATCGATGCTCCGAACACGTATAGTCATGCCGATTATTTCTCGGACGCGTCAGGAGCGATCTCTGAACATTTGCCAGGAAGCGAGAATGTCACGACATTCCTCGACCACGGGGAGACGACGTTGATTGTCTTCGAGTCAACCTATGAGACAGAAGCAGCCGTGCAAGAAGTACTCAGTATGGGGATGAAGGAAGGCTTTACGTCGCAACTGTATTGCCTTGATCGATTATTAGCAAAACGTTGA
- a CDS encoding ArsR/SmtB family transcription factor, translated as MNDRIPIRFSALGDATRIQLIEALRDGPRSVNELAEQLHLRQPQTSKHLKLLLDAELITVERQANRRLYSLRPEAFRELVMWSNSLTQMEARMHRLDAHLKQIQPNVKGDGTNEKEIEDFD; from the coding sequence ATGAATGATCGGATACCAATACGATTCTCAGCTCTCGGAGACGCGACACGGATTCAACTCATCGAAGCGTTACGAGATGGTCCTCGCTCCGTCAATGAGTTAGCTGAACAACTACACTTACGCCAACCGCAAACCTCGAAGCATTTGAAGCTGTTGCTTGACGCGGAACTAATCACTGTCGAACGGCAGGCGAATCGTCGCTTGTATAGCCTTCGCCCGGAAGCGTTTCGAGAGCTCGTCATGTGGAGCAACTCGCTTACACAAATGGAAGCCCGCATGCATCGTCTAGACGCACATTTGAAGCAGATTCAGCCGAACGTGAAGGGAGACGGGACGAATGAAAAAGAAATTGAAGACTTCGATTGA
- a CDS encoding LysR family transcriptional regulator yields MKTEWMEAFLVTAETGSLTKASEVLHMTQPALSKQIKSLESALDVSLLHRSAHGVTLTTAGEIVFEESRELLDRIDQMKRRIGTIDERTTLTLGSWPSVAMTYLPRHVSRQATAPDLKLKTAHTTIDLMQGLEERRYDAVLLDDRHHVHPYHTTHLYTENFLLYVHQDDERFIGCTSVAFEQIRDASFLSLPIDCDSTNILKDAFIERGAVYQAENEMEFGSSVLGFIRAGLGIALLPEIFQDGLSPEIKTLPVDGFDVVRELSLVSRDASHHAILLDLLGQSR; encoded by the coding sequence ATGAAGACAGAATGGATGGAAGCATTCCTCGTCACCGCGGAGACCGGTAGCCTGACGAAAGCAAGCGAAGTACTGCATATGACGCAACCGGCGTTAAGTAAACAAATCAAAAGTCTTGAGAGTGCACTCGACGTCTCGTTGTTACACCGTTCGGCACATGGTGTCACGTTGACGACAGCTGGCGAAATTGTCTTTGAAGAGAGTCGTGAACTGCTTGACCGGATCGATCAGATGAAACGACGGATCGGTACGATCGACGAACGGACGACGTTGACACTCGGATCATGGCCAAGCGTCGCGATGACGTATCTCCCGCGTCACGTCTCGCGTCAAGCGACGGCCCCGGATCTCAAATTGAAGACAGCGCATACGACGATCGATTTGATGCAAGGTCTTGAAGAACGCCGATACGATGCTGTCTTACTCGACGATCGTCACCATGTCCATCCGTATCATACGACGCATTTGTATACGGAGAACTTTTTGCTTTATGTGCATCAAGACGACGAACGATTTATAGGCTGTACGTCTGTGGCGTTTGAGCAAATTCGTGACGCCTCTTTCTTATCGCTTCCGATCGATTGCGATTCGACGAACATCCTAAAGGACGCGTTCATCGAGCGGGGGGCCGTCTATCAAGCAGAAAACGAGATGGAATTCGGATCGAGCGTCCTCGGTTTCATCCGTGCAGGACTTGGTATCGCTCTATTGCCGGAGATTTTCCAAGATGGACTGTCACCTGAAATCAAGACGTTACCGGTCGACGGGTTTGATGTCGTCCGCGAATTGTCACTCGTCTCACGAGACGCTTCCCATCATGCGATCCTGCTTGATTTACTCGGTCAGTCGCGCTGA
- a CDS encoding SDR family NAD(P)-dependent oxidoreductase, with protein MYLPSFSLTDQTFLITGAGRGIGRALAIGMAEAGANIILVARTERDLKETAQEIERLGRTAYIFPCDITDRKQVVETVARAYEQVPQIDGLVNNAGMNIRSKALDVTEDEWETIQQTNLKSAFFFAQEIGKRMQETGGSILNIASVAGHVALRTGVVYATTKAAMIQMTKVLALEWGPRNIRVNAIGPWYFKTPLTEPLLKDPTYLQEIVDVTPLGRVGELEELVGPAVFLSSAAARYVTGQTLYVDGGMTIKGF; from the coding sequence ATGTATCTTCCAAGTTTTTCGTTAACCGATCAGACGTTTCTTATCACTGGAGCTGGACGAGGCATCGGACGCGCGCTCGCCATCGGGATGGCTGAAGCCGGTGCTAACATCATTCTCGTCGCCCGGACGGAACGGGATTTGAAGGAGACGGCACAAGAAATCGAACGACTCGGTCGAACGGCTTACATCTTCCCGTGCGACATCACTGACCGAAAACAAGTCGTCGAGACGGTAGCTCGTGCCTACGAACAAGTACCGCAGATTGATGGGCTCGTTAACAACGCTGGAATGAACATTCGCTCGAAGGCACTTGATGTAACAGAAGACGAGTGGGAAACGATTCAACAGACAAATTTGAAATCCGCCTTCTTCTTCGCTCAAGAAATTGGGAAACGGATGCAGGAGACAGGTGGAAGCATTCTGAACATCGCCTCGGTTGCTGGTCACGTCGCCTTACGGACCGGCGTCGTGTATGCGACGACGAAAGCAGCAATGATTCAGATGACCAAAGTATTGGCGCTTGAATGGGGACCACGAAACATTCGTGTCAATGCGATCGGACCGTGGTATTTTAAGACACCATTAACGGAACCATTGCTGAAAGATCCTACATACCTGCAAGAGATCGTTGACGTGACACCGCTCGGTCGGGTTGGTGAATTAGAAGAACTGGTTGGACCAGCTGTCTTCTTATCGTCTGCTGCAGCCCGTTACGTGACCGGACAAACGCTTTATGTCGATGGTGGGATGACGATTAAAGGTTTTTAA
- a CDS encoding SDR family NAD(P)-dependent oxidoreductase: protein MSKRIALVAGASRGAGRGIAYALGDAGTIVYVTGRSTNEQTTDNRRETIEETAAGVTARGGLGIPVVCDHTNQMDIDRLIQQIQHQHGRIDLLVNCVFGGSESHLPSGTGRRFWERPPEHWDAMMSAGPKAYLWTIRAAMPLLQQSPAALVINLTSFTPDQVAGNLYYDLAMQTINRMTHVMAQELAQTTISVIALCPGFMRTERVVDAGFASAATESTTYIGRAVTALMADDAVSHYSGQAVFVADLAKTYHFTDQDGTQPLPF from the coding sequence ATGTCAAAACGAATTGCACTCGTCGCTGGCGCCTCGCGTGGTGCCGGACGTGGCATCGCTTATGCCTTGGGTGACGCTGGAACGATCGTCTACGTCACGGGACGGAGTACGAATGAACAGACAACGGACAACCGTAGAGAGACGATCGAAGAGACAGCTGCTGGTGTCACAGCACGCGGCGGACTTGGCATTCCCGTCGTTTGTGACCATACAAATCAAATGGACATCGATCGTCTGATTCAGCAGATTCAGCACCAACATGGTCGAATCGATCTCCTCGTCAATTGTGTGTTCGGTGGTTCGGAAAGCCACTTACCGTCTGGAACTGGACGACGGTTTTGGGAGCGACCACCGGAACATTGGGACGCGATGATGTCTGCCGGACCAAAAGCGTATTTGTGGACGATTCGGGCTGCGATGCCCTTGCTACAACAAAGTCCAGCTGCGCTCGTCATCAATTTGACGTCATTCACTCCAGATCAGGTGGCCGGAAACCTCTATTATGATTTGGCGATGCAAACGATTAATCGAATGACACACGTCATGGCGCAGGAGTTAGCTCAGACGACCATTTCTGTCATCGCGCTCTGCCCCGGTTTCATGCGAACGGAACGGGTCGTTGATGCTGGTTTCGCGAGTGCTGCGACTGAATCGACGACTTATATCGGACGAGCCGTTACAGCGCTGATGGCGGATGACGCCGTTAGCCATTATTCTGGACAAGCCGTCTTCGTTGCCGATCTCGCGAAGACCTATCACTTTACGGATCAGGACGGGACGCAGCCACTACCGTTTTGA
- a CDS encoding phosphotransferase yields MCPEDNQLISIALSRFGISYDSAIDHSISLSTFGIHGDKHYRIICNSNAYSLRLLADDRYSSETELASASDLNQQLYATDRIRAHGLPFMKRVQPTTDSNTFSMIQDDAGQAWRCVLFDWIDGTHITAQTKSSASKMGALLRQLHDIPVDSQFSFPVVDHTVAYQKWHHDLSKVDTVITSIDQQRLGNYLDLVQFHIYQAQRRSKNDVLPVLSTDLNALNILWKNDHIVGIVDHEHIGYSDRIQDIAWILKWYARNEGIHSFSVSPELAQTILGNYDMNIFDHDDFVRLKSLLWLSGCFNFHFVQQTFNLLSDSFVSNEELSNHLERYRQRGDALLSLLAK; encoded by the coding sequence ATGTGTCCTGAAGATAATCAATTGATTTCGATCGCTCTATCACGATTTGGGATTTCATATGATTCTGCTATTGATCATTCAATCTCTTTATCGACTTTCGGAATTCATGGTGACAAACATTATCGAATAATCTGTAATAGTAACGCTTATTCTTTACGCCTTCTTGCGGATGATCGATATAGTTCTGAGACAGAACTTGCCTCTGCATCTGATTTGAATCAGCAATTATACGCAACTGATAGAATACGTGCACACGGACTCCCCTTCATGAAACGCGTTCAACCGACAACTGACTCAAATACATTTTCAATGATTCAGGATGATGCTGGTCAAGCATGGCGCTGTGTCCTCTTTGATTGGATAGACGGCACACATATTACTGCACAAACTAAATCATCAGCGTCAAAAATGGGTGCGTTGCTCAGGCAGCTACATGATATACCGGTCGATTCACAATTTTCTTTTCCGGTCGTTGACCATACCGTCGCCTACCAAAAATGGCATCATGATTTATCAAAGGTGGATACTGTCATCACCTCAATAGACCAACAAAGGTTAGGTAACTATCTCGATCTCGTCCAGTTCCATATCTATCAGGCACAACGCAGATCGAAGAACGATGTGCTACCTGTTTTATCAACAGACCTCAATGCACTAAATATATTATGGAAGAACGATCATATCGTCGGAATCGTTGATCACGAACATATCGGTTACTCTGATCGTATACAAGACATCGCATGGATCCTTAAATGGTATGCACGGAATGAAGGGATTCATTCTTTTAGCGTGTCCCCTGAACTAGCGCAAACGATTTTAGGAAACTATGACATGAATATTTTTGATCACGATGATTTTGTTCGACTTAAATCGTTACTCTGGCTTTCGGGTTGTTTCAATTTCCATTTCGTCCAACAAACATTCAACCTTTTATCTGATTCTTTCGTTTCAAATGAGGAATTGAGCAATCACCTAGAACGTTACCGTCAAAGAGGAGATGCTCTCCTCTCACTCCTAGCAAAATGA
- a CDS encoding polysaccharide deacetylase family protein — MKRYWIIGGVTLSLLLSGCGEKEVVDKKSDKPRETQQKRQASQQAYIEKTLQRADRYAAQYDYDRAIKVLKPVRTKETKQKTEEYEQKKQALLPVKKPVPHLFFHSLIADPKQAFDGDRKEAGYDDYMVTQQEFERILDALYKNNYVLVRPTDLAKEMNGKIVETPVRLPKGKHPLVLSQDDVNYYEYMKGDGFAKNLKVKDGKIVNAMVGKPDGAYDLVPIVDAFVQSHPDFSYKGAKGLLGITGYNGVLGYRSSYNQYGHNKKVETARKQAKQTAIALKEDGWQFASHTYGHIWVGKESVATIRADLKRYKQDVAPLIGKTTQLIYPYGSDVGDWHEYSGEKYRLLIDSGFRYFFNVDASQHAWKQVGPDYFRQARINVDGIRLRQAVAGKTSVLDPFFNAKEVFDSVRPERK; from the coding sequence ATGAAACGGTACTGGATCATTGGCGGTGTGACGCTGAGCCTACTGCTAAGTGGATGTGGGGAAAAAGAAGTCGTTGATAAAAAGTCGGACAAACCACGCGAGACACAGCAAAAAAGACAAGCTTCGCAACAAGCATACATAGAAAAGACGCTGCAGCGTGCGGATCGTTACGCTGCTCAGTACGATTATGACCGGGCGATTAAGGTGTTAAAACCCGTGCGCACAAAAGAGACGAAACAGAAAACGGAAGAATATGAACAGAAAAAGCAGGCGCTCCTGCCTGTGAAAAAACCTGTGCCGCATCTCTTCTTCCATTCATTGATTGCTGATCCAAAACAAGCATTTGACGGCGACCGGAAGGAAGCGGGGTACGATGATTACATGGTGACGCAACAGGAGTTCGAACGGATCTTGGATGCGTTGTACAAAAACAACTACGTACTCGTCCGACCAACAGACTTAGCAAAAGAGATGAACGGGAAGATCGTTGAAACACCTGTCCGTTTACCCAAAGGAAAACACCCGCTCGTGCTCTCGCAAGATGACGTCAATTATTACGAATACATGAAAGGCGATGGATTTGCGAAGAATTTAAAAGTGAAGGACGGCAAAATCGTCAACGCGATGGTTGGAAAGCCGGATGGTGCCTATGATCTCGTACCAATCGTCGATGCGTTCGTCCAGTCGCATCCTGACTTTTCCTATAAAGGAGCAAAAGGGTTGCTCGGTATCACAGGTTATAACGGGGTGCTCGGGTATCGTTCCTCCTACAATCAATATGGACACAATAAAAAGGTCGAAACGGCACGAAAACAAGCGAAACAGACCGCCATCGCATTAAAAGAGGACGGCTGGCAGTTCGCGAGTCATACGTACGGACATATTTGGGTCGGAAAAGAATCAGTCGCGACGATCCGCGCGGATCTTAAACGCTACAAACAGGACGTTGCTCCGCTGATCGGAAAAACGACGCAACTGATTTATCCATATGGCAGTGATGTCGGGGATTGGCATGAGTATTCGGGTGAGAAATATCGTTTGCTCATCGATAGCGGTTTCCGTTATTTCTTTAATGTTGATGCGAGTCAACATGCGTGGAAACAAGTTGGACCCGACTACTTCCGCCAAGCCCGGATCAACGTTGATGGGATTCGTTTACGTCAAGCCGTTGCTGGAAAGACGAGCGTACTCGATCCATTCTTTAATGCGAAAGAGGTCTTTGATTCAGTACGACCGGAACGGAAGTGA